The Desulfobacteraceae bacterium genome segment GCCAGCCCCAAACGGCTGCTGGACGAGATCCGGGAAGGGGTCATCGCGCCGGTGTTCCAACCCCTGGAGATCCAGCCCGACCAGCGCAGCGCCATCAGCATCAACCCCAACGGGCCCTATTCGGGCGGGCCTGCGCGGCATTCGGGTCTGACCGGCCGCAAAAACGCCGTCGACACCTATGGTGAGTACAGCCGTCACAGCGGCAGGGCCCTCAGCGGCAAAGACCCGCTGCGCATCGAACGCAGCGGGGCCTACGCCGCCCGTCACGCCGCCAAGAATGTCGTCGCCGCCGGTCTGGCCGAAGCCTGCGAGGTGGTCCTGAGCTATTCGCCGGGGCTCTCCCGGCCGGTGACGCTGATGGTGCAGACTTCCGGCAGCGGCAAGGGCGGCGACGAGGCCCTGACCGACCTGGTGGGGCGGCATTTCGATTTCCGCCCGGTCGGAATCCTGAAACGGATGGGTTTGCGCCGCCTGCCGGCCGCCAACCCGGATGGTTTTTTTCGCAGGCTGGCGGCCTTCGGGCATTTCGGCCGAACCGAGCTGGACCTGCCCTGGGAGAGCACCGCCGCGGCCGCGGCCTTGGCGGCCGATGCCGGCTGACGGCGAACCTTGGACCCGCCGCGAGGAGGACACCATGATGGAAACCGGAATCCAGTCGGTGATGGTGCAGCAGGCACTGCCGGTGCTGCTGCTGCTGATGGCGATTTTGGTGGTCGTGCTGGGCAAGGGCGCCGACCTGCTGGTGGACGAGGCGGTGGGGGTCTCGCGCCAGCTGGGGGTTTCACCTCTGCTGATCGGCGCCACCATCGTCAGCCTGGGCACCACCCTGCCGGAGGCGGCCGTATCGGTGCTGGCGGCCGTCCAGGGGCGGCCCGGGATCGCGTTGGGCAATGCCGTCGGCTCGATCATCTGCAACACCGGCCTGATCATCGGGCTGGCCACCCTGTGGGGTCCGCTGCCGTTGGATCGCCGGTTGGTCAACCGCCAGGGGTGGGTGCAGTTCTGCGCCGGCCTGCTGCTGGTGGCCGCCTGCATTCCGTTTTTCCACATGCGTCAGGTTCTTCTCAAGGGCGGGATGTTGCCGCAATTTATTGGGGTTTTGTTTCTGCTGCTGCTGGCCGGCTACTTCTGGATTTCCCTGCTGTGGTCGCGCGGGGGTCGGGAGGCGGCGGCCGTGCAGCGCCCGGCACGGCCCGCCAAGGGCGTCCTGCAGCCCCGTTCGGTGGTCAAACTGCTCTGCGGCATCGCCCTGGTGGTGGCCGCCTCCCACGTCCTGATCCCGGTGGTGGAGGCCATCGCCCTGCGCCTGGCCATCCCCGAAGGGGTGGTCAGCGCCACCCTGGTGGCCTTCGGCACCTCGCTGCCGGAGCTGGTGACGGCGGTTGCCGCCGTGCGCAAGGGTGCCGGTGAGCTTGCCATCGGCAATGTCATCGGGGCCAACATTTTAAATGTCCTGTTCGTGGCGGGGGCTGCGGCCAGCGTGACGCGGCCCGGCCTGCTGGCCCCGCCGCATTT includes the following:
- the metK gene encoding methionine adenosyltransferase, encoding MNRNVIFISEAVTEGHPDKICDQISDEIVDYFLAQDPCAAVRAECAVASNILFIAARFAADANIDFSRLARKVIQQIGYRQPDFNPQTCSILTNPQALPLEKRQCFDERLLSEDEIDRIPAQKQVTVFGYACNQCPALMPLPVWTANRLAQRVTELRKTGVLAGLLPDGKVQVGVEYAGNRPLRIHSVTFELDLAEEQPASPKRLLDEIREGVIAPVFQPLEIQPDQRSAISINPNGPYSGGPARHSGLTGRKNAVDTYGEYSRHSGRALSGKDPLRIERSGAYAARHAAKNVVAAGLAEACEVVLSYSPGLSRPVTLMVQTSGSGKGGDEALTDLVGRHFDFRPVGILKRMGLRRLPAANPDGFFRRLAAFGHFGRTELDLPWESTAAAAALAADAG
- a CDS encoding sodium:calcium antiporter, with translation MMETGIQSVMVQQALPVLLLLMAILVVVLGKGADLLVDEAVGVSRQLGVSPLLIGATIVSLGTTLPEAAVSVLAAVQGRPGIALGNAVGSIICNTGLIIGLATLWGPLPLDRRLVNRQGWVQFCAGLLLVAACIPFFHMRQVLLKGGMLPQFIGVLFLLLLAGYFWISLLWSRGGREAAAVQRPARPAKGVLQPRSVVKLLCGIALVVAASHVLIPVVEAIALRLAIPEGVVSATLVAFGTSLPELVTAVAAVRKGAGELAIGNVIGANILNVLFVAGAAASVTRPGLLAPPHFFHTLFPAMLLILAVFRVGIHFSGAHLKRGFGVALLGLYMGTTLLSYTHGG